Proteins from a single region of Candidatus Dadabacteria bacterium:
- a CDS encoding transcriptional regulator, producing the protein MALRDFSETVMERAKRDTEFRVGLLTEAVEHFAKGEADIAKLFLRDYIMATIGFDGLAKITDKKPESLMRMLRPSGNPSLNNISKLLASLHKHEGVEPRVLAE; encoded by the coding sequence ATGGCATTGAGAGATTTTTCTGAGACTGTAATGGAGCGTGCAAAGCGAGACACCGAATTTCGGGTCGGTTTGCTCACCGAGGCGGTGGAACATTTTGCGAAAGGTGAGGCGGACATTGCCAAACTGTTTCTGCGGGACTACATAATGGCGACCATCGGCTTTGACGGATTGGCAAAGATTACCGATAAGAAGCCGGAGAGTTTGATGAGAATGTTGCGCCCTTCCGGGAATCCGAGTTTGAATAACATATCAAAACTTCTTGCGTCTCTGCACAAGCACGAAGGCGTGGAACCCCGCGTTCTCGCAGAGTGA
- a CDS encoding type II toxin-antitoxin system RelE/ParE family toxin, with translation MLLTGKVKVVQYEEEDGKSPFKSWFDSLDHIAGLKVQGAIFKMQKGNFSNAKFLGGGVGEYKVKFGPGYRIYFGRDGERLIILLGGGTKKRQTRDVKVAKELWKEYKAGKGKEVKTQWH, from the coding sequence ATGTTACTGACAGGCAAGGTAAAGGTTGTTCAGTATGAGGAGGAAGATGGCAAAAGTCCTTTCAAGTCATGGTTTGACAGTCTTGACCACATTGCCGGTTTGAAGGTGCAGGGAGCGATTTTCAAGATGCAGAAGGGCAATTTCTCAAACGCAAAATTTCTGGGCGGCGGAGTTGGTGAATACAAAGTAAAGTTTGGTCCCGGATACAGGATTTACTTCGGCAGAGACGGGGAAAGGTTAATTATACTGCTCGGAGGCGGAACCAAGAAGAGGCAGACGCGCGATGTGAAGGTCGCCAAAGAACTTTGGAAAGAATACAAAGCAGGAAAGGGAAAGGAGGTAAAAACCCAATGGCATTGA